Within the Saccharomyces mikatae IFO 1815 strain IFO1815 genome assembly, chromosome: 11 genome, the region ATACGAGGCTAATTGCTTCAACTGCGATTGATGGTCGCCTTTCAAAGAAGAGCCTGGATGTAAATTATACAAGCCGATACCCAGTTGCTCACATCTGTTCAAATCGTCCATAAATGAATCATAACTCTTTTCTGCCTTTTCATTGTCTGGATTGGccaaattgataaaatattGACCATGCGGTAAGATATCGGTCAGTGGATTATAATTGTAAGTTTCGCAGTTTCTCTTGAATTTATCTATTTCCTCTTGTGTATATTGTGGAGAGATCCATTTTCTTGgtgatttcaaaaacattGCAAATGAATTACAACCTGTGTTAAACGCATTGGTTACACTATTGGAAATCCCGCCTGCACCCGACATATGAGCACcaaatttatattttgaaacaGCGGATCTAACAAAAGTGGATGTTGAGGGCATTGTGACGGTTTCAATATGCGGAGAGTAGTTGCTTTTCGTCTCTTGAATCCTGGATTTAGCTTCTTTTATTTGCAATATTAATCATTCAGTATGtaaagaaggaagaaaaaggaaccAGAtcagaaatgaaaaattctagCCTCAAAATTCTagaaaattgaacaaaaaaaaggagaagcATGAATGAGAAAAGTTCGTGTATATAAATACTTATGTTTACATATATGCCAGAGATATAGTATAAGaaggaaatgaagaaaaagctgACCTCATCTTCTCCCTTTCGTTactttacttttatttctgtttgattttttgttctcttGTGCTCTCTTCGCCGCCGCAGCCAATTGTTCCTTCGTTTTAGGCACCACTTGGAAGAAGCCATCTAATCTACCTTGAATCCCAGACTTCAAtccttttttcaatcttaCTATACCGGATTTAACTCTCTCTTCGCTAAACTTTTTCTCATCACACAAATACTCAATAAGTTCCTTCTCCTTCGGTGGTGACCACTTTAGATTTATCTCGTTACCATCAATTACTTCAGGATCAAGGAATAGCATTCTTGCCCGCTTGTAGGGCCAGTTTTCTGGAATTTTCCACTTAGTGTTATTTGACTCGCCAGATTCAATAAATTctatgattttttcaatggatCCATGAGTTTTCATCAACTTTAAAGCAGTTACTGGGCCAACACCTCTAATGCTTTCACAGTAGTCACATCCAAGCATTATACAAAGGTCGACAAACTGCTCTATAGTCAAATCGAGGCCTCTTAGAACTAATTCTGTGTCTATTTCATGAATCGGTTCTTTCTTGGCTTCTGAAAAAGTTAAATGTCTCAGCAAAAAAGGTGTTCTATAGCAAAGAGTGTCCATGTCTTCACTCGCTGCGGCATACACCTTGCCCTTTTTTGCCAACTCGGCACACTGAGCTTCTGCTTCCGTTGGAGCTATTATATACGGAATACCCATTAATCCTAGTAATTTTTGAGCTTCTTCATTATGTTCTTTTGAGACCTTCACCAaccttctttcttgtttcattttttctaattcAGTCGTTGCCTCTgccaattttttctcagtttcttctcttctggAAGACCGCTTGGCCAACTCATGTGATTTCATATCGGGAGGCTTGCCGTCGAAGACATAGCAAGGCTTGATACCATTATCAATCATTCTCAACGTCCTATAGAACATACCCATCAAGTGCGACGTGGTTTCACCCGCCTCGTTAGTCAATTGCCCACCATCTTGCTGTCTTACAGCAATTAAGAACTGGTATAGGGACATAGAAGCATCGATCGCCACTTTTCTCCCAAAGAAGCTTTTGATGTCGCTTTTTCTAATTGCAGAGGGCACATGTTCCGATATAATTGCATTCAACCCTTTAATACCCATGTTTCTTTCTGGTCACCTTTTCTTATACTTTATTCAAGCCAGCTGACAATGTTTCCCATCTCTGTATATAAAGAAGACCAtctcaagaagaaatacaCCAAATCTTTTGTTAGGACAATGTGACGCGTCGCTTTTcccataaaaaaaatgtcagTGAACAAAGGTGTCAAACGCGTTAAAagaatcaaaatcaaaccAAGCAAACGATTGTTGGTCCCATCACATCTTGATATTGAGAGTGATGATATTAATCATATCCAGAATCAAGGCGATGGCATATTTCATCGTTTACCTCACAAATCACCTCCCAGGTGCCCCATAGGGTGTATTGTCACATATAACGAGGCGGAATCCAGCCGGGTACTAGTCgagtcttttttttcgccTGTTTTTTTCgtggaaaatgaaaagtgaCCAGCAAACTTATATCACTTTCTACTTCTTTCTCAGTTCTCTTTGTTTATTGGCAATAGCCATTATCACATCCCCATTAACGAAAGTCACCAAAGTGTGTCATTTAATACTACGGTCAGTGACAGCATTTTGTTTAGACCTCAACTGAAGAAGACCATTAACTGCTACGTCTTTTATACGTTATCTGTGACTCTCCTGCAATAAGGAACGTTTCAAATCACCGCATTAGCAATATTACAAGGATGGACAAGTTAGTCGTGAATTACTATGAGTACAAGCACCCTATAATCAATAAGGATCTGGCCATTGGGGCCCATGGCGGCAAGAAATTTCCGACCTTAGGTGCTTGGTATGACGTTATTAATGAGTACGAATTTCAGACGCGTTGCCCTATTATTTTAAAGAACTCCCACAGAAATAAACATTTTACATTTGCCTgtcatttgaagaactgTCCGTTTAAAGTTTTGCTGAGCTATGCTGGCAATTCCGCATCCTCAGAGACTTCATCCCCCTCTGCAAGTAACAATACGAACCCATTGGACACCCCTGATCATATTCATCACCACAGCGATAACATGAGCAATGACGACAATAATAGCAACaatgacaat harbors:
- the RAD27 gene encoding multifunctional nuclease RAD27 (similar to Saccharomyces cerevisiae RAD27 (YKL113C); ancestral locus Anc_2.459), with amino-acid sequence MGIKGLNAIISEHVPSAIRKSDIKSFFGRKVAIDASMSLYQFLIAVRQQDGGQLTNEAGETTSHLMGMFYRTLRMIDNGIKPCYVFDGKPPDMKSHELAKRSSRREETEKKLAEATTELEKMKQERRLVKVSKEHNEEAQKLLGLMGIPYIIAPTEAEAQCAELAKKGKVYAAASEDMDTLCYRTPFLLRHLTFSEAKKEPIHEIDTELVLRGLDLTIEQFVDLCIMLGCDYCESIRGVGPVTALKLMKTHGSIEKIIEFIESGESNNTKWKIPENWPYKRARMLFLDPEVIDGNEINLKWSPPKEKELIEYLCDEKKFSEERVKSGIVRLKKGLKSGIQGRLDGFFQVVPKTKEQLAAAAKRAQENKKSNRNKSKVTKGRR